The window GATTAACAAGCCTTTTGCCCGAATCTATTCAAAAGGCCATGGCCATTAACCCAGCGCCGGGCAGTACTTATCTTGATGCCGAACACATTGTGATCCTGATGCAGGAAAACCGCTCGTTCGATCATACCTACGGTACGCTTAAAGGTGTACGTGGCTACAATGATCCAAGAGCTATTGATTTGCCCAATAACAACAAGGTTTGGCTGCAATCAAACCATAAAGGCGAAACTTATGCGCCTTTTCATTTGGATATTAAAAATACAAAAGCCACGTGGATGAGTTCGTTGCCGCATTCCTGGGCAAACCAGGTAAATGCCCGTAACGATGGCAAGTTTGATCAGTGGCTGAATGTTAAACGCAACAGTATCAAAGAATATTCAGACATGCCTTTAACCATGGGGTTCCACAATCGTGAGGATATTCCTTTTTATTATGCCCTTGCCGATGCTTTTACCGTTTGCGACCAGAATTTTTGTTCGGCCTTAACCGGTACCAACCCCAACAGGTTATATTTTTGGAGCGGTACCATCCGCGCCGAGCAGCATGAAAATTCATTGGCACACGTTTGGAATGATGATATGGATTACGGCACGCTCAACTGGGGTACGTTTCCCGAGCGTTTGGAAGACCATGATATTTCCTGGAAACACTATCAAAACGAGATTGCCATAGATACCGGTTTAGTTGGCGAGGAAGACCCCTGGTTATCGAATTTTCAGGATAATGCGCTGGAATTTTTTGGCCAGTATAATATTAAATTGTATGATAAGCACATCGCCCACCTGCAAAAACAATCAACGGATTTACCCGGGGAGATAGATGCGATTGAAAAACAAATTGCCGCCTTACCGGTTGGCGATGCGCATATCGATCACCTTAAAAAACAGCTTAAACAAAAGCGCCGCGACCTGGAGAGTGTTAAAAAAGACATGGCCAGCCTTGATCCCGGTAAATTTGCCACGTTATCTCAACGCGAAAAAAATCTTCATCAGAAGGGTTTCGTAACCAATACCAACGATCCGCATTACCGTACACTAAGCCCGTTAAAATATAATGATAATGGAACCGAGCGTGAGGTACTGGTGCCTAAGGGCGATGTATTACACCAGTTTAGGGAAGATGTAAAAGGCAACCATTTGCCCACTGTTTCCTGGTTATCGGCACCCGAGCATTTTTCTGATCATCCCAGTTCGGCCTGGTATGGAGCCTGGTATGTATCCGAAGTAATGGATATATTAACCCAAAACCCCGAGGTTTGGAAAAAGACCATTTTTATTTTAGCTTATGATGAAAATGATGGCTATTTTGATCATGTACCGCCCTTTACAGCCCCGCATCCGCATAAAGCCGGAACAGGCAAGGTATCGGAAGGGATTGATACCAGCGTTGAGTTTGTAACCTACGAACAGGAAAAGGCAAGAAACAACTTCCCCGAAGTTTTTGATCGCGAAAGCCCTATTGGGCTTGGTTTCCGTGTGCCGTTAGTTATCGCTTCGCCCTGGAGCAGGGGCGGTTGGGTAAATTCGGAGGTTTTTGACCATACATCAACCCTGCAGTTTTTAGAAAAATTCCTGACTCATAAAACCGGTAAAAAAGTTGTTGAACCTAATATAAGCAATTGGCGCCGTACGGTTTGTGGCGATCTTTCAACCACATTCCGTCCGTACAACGGTGAAATCATTCCTAATCCTGAATTTGTGGCCAGGGAGGTGTTTTTAGAAGGCATCCATAAAGCTCAATTTAAAAAACTGCCAACAGATTATAAGTTGCTGACAGCCGAAGAGATAGCACTGATTAATAAAACTCCGCATGCGTCCCCTTACATGCCGCAGCAGGAAAAAGGTATCAAACCATCATCGGCGTTGCCATACCAGTTGTATGCTGATGGGAAATTAAGTGCCGATAAAAAATCATTCGGGATAAAATTTAATGCGAGCAAACAGTTGTTTGGCGATAAAGCTTTGGGATCGCCGTTTAATGTATATGCGCCCGATAAATATGCCAGCTTTAAAGACCCGCAAAAAATGGAGCCGTTGCGTACCTGGGCATACGCGCTAACCGCCGGTGATAGCCTTGCAGATGTTTGGCCTTTACACGAATTTGAGAATGGCGAATACCACCTGCGTGTATACGGGCCAAACGGTTTTTATCGCGAATATAAAGGCAACGCGGCTGATCCACTGCTGGATGTGGCCTGCGATTATCAGCAAGCCAACATCGCGTTAAAAATGATCAATTTAAGTCATGATGAGGCCTACAGTGTGCAGGTAACCGATCATGGTTATAAAACCAATAACCATAAAGTTGCAGTAAATAAAAAAGGTCAAAGCGTGTTAGTTCTTGACCTTTCCAAAAGCCATGGCTGGTATGATTTCAGCATAAAAGTAACCGGGGCACACGCTTTCGAAAAAAGATATGCCGGCCGGGTGGAAACCGGTAAACATAGCTTTAGCGATCCATTGATGGGCAAAATGGTTTAAAAATTTCATTTGTACGTTTATTTTTAGCCCGGTAACTTTTTAAGTTGCCGGGTTTTTTATGGGCGGGCAGGCCAACTTTGCTACCCTGAAAATTGCCCGAAACAAAAAAGAATTTTTTATTTAAAAATAATCTTGTAATTATGCCTATCCAATTCAGAAACCGTTTTACAGTCCATTTATGCTTCCAGGCGAGGAATATCAAATGTGGCCCGATGCTAAATTATTAGATTTACTAAGGCTGGATGACCGTGAGGCATTTGCAATGCTGTACAAAAGATATTCGGCCAAGCTATTCCATGCTGCTTACAACCTTTTTCGCGACCGCGATGTTTGCGAGGACCTGGTCCAGGAGTTGTTTATTGCCCTATGGACAAAGCGTCACCAGCTTAACATTACCTCGCTCGAAGCGTACCTGAAGGTGGCTATCCGGCACCGGGTTATCTATTACATCCGCACCAAAAAGGCCACGCTTGATTTGGAAGTTGTGGAAGAACTGATAGAAAAATACACAGCAGACAGTAAACTGTTACAAAGCGACATTAGCCAGTTGCTGGAAAACAATGTGGCCCTGCTGCCCGAAAAATGCCGCCAGATTTTCACGCTAAGCCGTAAAGAATACCTCTCCAATAAAGAGATAGCCTCCCGGCTAAACATCTCCATAAAAACTGTCGAAAATCAGATAACCATAGCCTTGCGCTTTTTGCGTACTGGGTTAACAGATTACCTGCCATCGGTTATTGCCCTGTTAATGGTTTATATGATGCAATAGGGATTATTCATTCGGCGGGTATTTAAAAACTATTATTTAAATTTGTTAGTATCGATAGTAGCCAGGCTTTTTATCGGCCTCCAATTACAAACTTTACCGGTTACCTGTTATAATTCACGTCTGTTAAAAAAACTACAATGAAAAAGGTATCGCTTTTTTTTGTGTTCCCTGTTCTATTAACTGGGATTTGTTTGCTTGCCTTTAAGGTGCATAAATCAACCGGCAAAATAATTACAAAAAAGAGCTACCCGGTTACCTGTGGATCATTTAGCCCTATTGATAACGTTGATACAGCCGCCGGCGGAAAATATATGATAAGGCTGCCAGGATGGGGCGATTATAACTACCCCATATCAACGCATAATGATAGCGCTCAGTTTTATTTTAACCAGGGCTTAACTATGTATTATAGCTATCATATGAAGGAAGCGCTGGCGTCATTTAAAGAAGCTGCCCGGTTTGATCCGGCCTCGCCGATGACTTATTGGGGCCAGGCTTTAGCTATGGGGCCTTACTATAATGCGGTTCATCTTTATAAAGTGCCGCAGGGGCTACCTGGAGTTTTAAAACAGTTAAATGCAACAGCCGGTAGCGCATCTGAAAAGGAAAAAGCGCTTATCAAAGTCATGAATTTAAGATATCCGTTGGCAAAAGATCAACCAACGCATGACGAAAAAGTTTATGCACAAGGCATGCAGAAACTTATATCTGCATATCCCACAGATGTGGATATGAAAATGCTGTACATAGATGCCATGATGCTGATACACCCCTGGGATTTTTGGACCACCGATGGACTGGCGAAAGAATGGACACCCGAACTGGTTGATTTATGCAAAGGCGTATTAAAAGAAAAACCTAATAACCCGGCCGCGTTACATTATTACATTCATCTAACAGAAGCATCCCATAATCCTGAAGTGGCTATGGCCAATGCCGAGGCTTTAAAACGGCTTTTCCCGGCGGTAGGGCATATGGTGCATATGGCCAGCCACGTTTATCAACGCAATGGGTTATATTTCCAGGGAGTTGATGCCAACGAAAAGTCGGCCAAAAGCTCGGCGCTGTATGCCTCGATGGTGAAAAATATGCCCCTCGCAAAGTCGGTTCCGCATGTGTACGCTGTAGAAACTTATTGCGCATTTAGCGGGGGGATGTATGAAAAGGCCATGGAGGTTGCAATGCGTTGCCGCAACAGCATTAAGCCAACAGCAGCAGATAGTTATACCCAATACCTATACATGATGCCGGTGATTACTATGGTACGCCTGGGTAAATGGAACGAAATATTGCAGGATAATAACCCACCTGCCGCCGGCTGGACTTACGCGCAAATACTCCATAGTTTTGCAAAAGGATTGGCTTTTATTTACACAGGCAAAGCTGATTCGGCAAACCGTCAGCTCCGGTTAATACGCGATAAAATTAACGCACCAGTTTTAAAAATAAGAGATATCCCTTTTAATACAGCGCTTGAAGGTGCTACCATAGCCGAAAATATATTAGAAGGCGCTATTTTATTAACACAGAATAAATACGAAAGTGGTATAGCCAGCTTTAATAAAGCCATAACGGTGGAAGATCATATGATTTACTCCGAGCCCGCGCAGTGGCCAATTCCAGCCAGGCAGTTTTTGGGTGCATATCTTTTAAAAAATGATGATAACGTCAGGGCCGAAGAGGTTTACCGGGCCGACCTGGTGCGTAATCCTGGCAATGGCTGGTCGTTATTGGGGTTATACCAAAGTATTAAAGCGCAAAATCATAAACAAAACCTGGCCGAATATAAATCGGGTTTCCTCCGTTCTTTTTCGCACGCAGATGTGGTGCCAACGGGTTCGGTGTTTATGAATTAACTCGGAAAGTTCAAGTAATTGCCCTTTTTGCGCCTCAAATCACTGTTGGGTACTGCGCCATTTGAACTGGTATTACCAAAAAAATAAAAGTCCCTAAGCGCTCGCCGCCGGGACTTTAAACCTAAACCTTATCACAAAGAGGCCGACAGGATGTCAGCCCCAAGTAAGATCAGCAAATTGCAAAATATCTATCGTAATTGCAAATCTGTAAGGTGAAATTCTCATTCCGCCGTCAAATTTGT is drawn from Mucilaginibacter ginsenosidivorax and contains these coding sequences:
- a CDS encoding tetratricopeptide repeat protein, which produces MKKVSLFFVFPVLLTGICLLAFKVHKSTGKIITKKSYPVTCGSFSPIDNVDTAAGGKYMIRLPGWGDYNYPISTHNDSAQFYFNQGLTMYYSYHMKEALASFKEAARFDPASPMTYWGQALAMGPYYNAVHLYKVPQGLPGVLKQLNATAGSASEKEKALIKVMNLRYPLAKDQPTHDEKVYAQGMQKLISAYPTDVDMKMLYIDAMMLIHPWDFWTTDGLAKEWTPELVDLCKGVLKEKPNNPAALHYYIHLTEASHNPEVAMANAEALKRLFPAVGHMVHMASHVYQRNGLYFQGVDANEKSAKSSALYASMVKNMPLAKSVPHVYAVETYCAFSGGMYEKAMEVAMRCRNSIKPTAADSYTQYLYMMPVITMVRLGKWNEILQDNNPPAAGWTYAQILHSFAKGLAFIYTGKADSANRQLRLIRDKINAPVLKIRDIPFNTALEGATIAENILEGAILLTQNKYESGIASFNKAITVEDHMIYSEPAQWPIPARQFLGAYLLKNDDNVRAEEVYRADLVRNPGNGWSLLGLYQSIKAQNHKQNLAEYKSGFLRSFSHADVVPTGSVFMN
- a CDS encoding phosphocholine-specific phospholipase C; the protein is MLDSRRDFLKKAALLTGAAGLTSLLPESIQKAMAINPAPGSTYLDAEHIVILMQENRSFDHTYGTLKGVRGYNDPRAIDLPNNNKVWLQSNHKGETYAPFHLDIKNTKATWMSSLPHSWANQVNARNDGKFDQWLNVKRNSIKEYSDMPLTMGFHNREDIPFYYALADAFTVCDQNFCSALTGTNPNRLYFWSGTIRAEQHENSLAHVWNDDMDYGTLNWGTFPERLEDHDISWKHYQNEIAIDTGLVGEEDPWLSNFQDNALEFFGQYNIKLYDKHIAHLQKQSTDLPGEIDAIEKQIAALPVGDAHIDHLKKQLKQKRRDLESVKKDMASLDPGKFATLSQREKNLHQKGFVTNTNDPHYRTLSPLKYNDNGTEREVLVPKGDVLHQFREDVKGNHLPTVSWLSAPEHFSDHPSSAWYGAWYVSEVMDILTQNPEVWKKTIFILAYDENDGYFDHVPPFTAPHPHKAGTGKVSEGIDTSVEFVTYEQEKARNNFPEVFDRESPIGLGFRVPLVIASPWSRGGWVNSEVFDHTSTLQFLEKFLTHKTGKKVVEPNISNWRRTVCGDLSTTFRPYNGEIIPNPEFVAREVFLEGIHKAQFKKLPTDYKLLTAEEIALINKTPHASPYMPQQEKGIKPSSALPYQLYADGKLSADKKSFGIKFNASKQLFGDKALGSPFNVYAPDKYASFKDPQKMEPLRTWAYALTAGDSLADVWPLHEFENGEYHLRVYGPNGFYREYKGNAADPLLDVACDYQQANIALKMINLSHDEAYSVQVTDHGYKTNNHKVAVNKKGQSVLVLDLSKSHGWYDFSIKVTGAHAFEKRYAGRVETGKHSFSDPLMGKMV
- a CDS encoding RNA polymerase sigma-70 factor codes for the protein MLPGEEYQMWPDAKLLDLLRLDDREAFAMLYKRYSAKLFHAAYNLFRDRDVCEDLVQELFIALWTKRHQLNITSLEAYLKVAIRHRVIYYIRTKKATLDLEVVEELIEKYTADSKLLQSDISQLLENNVALLPEKCRQIFTLSRKEYLSNKEIASRLNISIKTVENQITIALRFLRTGLTDYLPSVIALLMVYMMQ